Proteins from a genomic interval of Geodermatophilus obscurus DSM 43160:
- the whiA gene encoding DNA-binding protein WhiA, which yields MAMTAMVKDELSRVECTKTSERKAEVTALLRFSGGLHIVGGRVVIEAELDTGSVARRLRRDISEVYGYTSGVSVLAGGNIRRGVRYLVRIAKHGEGLARQTGLVDQRGRPVRGLPPSVVSGGLNDAEAAWRGAFLAHGSLTEPGRSSSLEVTCPGPEAAMALVGAARRLGIAAKAREVRGADRVVVRDGDAISALLTRMGAHDAVLAWEERRMRREVRATANRLANFDDANLRRSARAAVAASARVERALEILDGDAPEHLLVAGRLRLEYGQASLEELGQRADPPMTKDAVAGRIRRLLAMADKRAKDLGISDTESVVTEDMLTQ from the coding sequence ATGGCGATGACGGCCATGGTCAAGGACGAACTGTCGCGCGTGGAGTGCACGAAGACCTCCGAGCGCAAGGCGGAGGTCACGGCGCTGCTGCGCTTCAGCGGCGGCCTGCACATCGTCGGTGGTCGAGTGGTCATCGAGGCCGAGCTCGACACCGGCTCGGTGGCCCGCCGGCTGCGCCGCGACATCAGCGAGGTCTACGGCTACACGAGCGGCGTCAGCGTGCTGGCGGGCGGCAACATCCGCCGCGGGGTGCGCTACCTGGTCCGGATCGCCAAGCACGGCGAGGGCCTGGCCCGGCAGACCGGGCTGGTCGACCAGCGGGGCCGGCCGGTCCGCGGGCTGCCGCCGTCGGTGGTCAGCGGCGGCCTGAACGACGCCGAGGCCGCCTGGCGGGGGGCCTTCCTCGCGCACGGCTCGCTGACCGAGCCCGGCCGCTCCTCCTCCCTGGAGGTCACCTGCCCGGGCCCGGAGGCCGCGATGGCGCTGGTGGGCGCGGCCCGCCGGCTCGGCATCGCCGCCAAGGCCCGCGAGGTGCGCGGCGCCGACCGGGTGGTCGTCCGCGACGGCGACGCGATCAGCGCGCTGCTCACCCGCATGGGCGCCCACGACGCGGTGCTGGCCTGGGAGGAGCGGCGGATGCGCCGCGAGGTCCGGGCCACCGCCAACCGGCTGGCCAACTTCGACGACGCCAACCTGCGCCGCTCCGCCCGGGCGGCGGTCGCAGCCAGCGCCCGCGTGGAGCGGGCGCTGGAGATCCTCGACGGCGACGCCCCCGAGCACCTGCTGGTCGCCGGCCGGCTGCGTCTGGAGTACGGCCAGGCGTCGCTGGAGGAGCTCGGCCAGCGCGCCGACCCCCCGATGACCAAGGACGCCGTCGCCGGCCGGATCCGCCGGCTGCTGGCCATGGCCGACAAGCGGGCCAAGGACCTCGGCATCTCCGACACCGAGTCGGTCGTGACCGAGGACATGCTCACCCAGTGA
- a CDS encoding gluconeogenesis factor YvcK family protein, with protein sequence MGAPEHAPSAGPDAAAVRPPRVVAFGGGHGLAAALAAWRRITPDLTAVVTVADDGGSSGRIRREMPVLPPGDLRMALTALAGEDADTRRMAALLQHRLGGSGVLAGHPVGNLVLTGLVEMHGGDTVRALDDVCRLLGARGRVLPMADVPLDLVARVESTDPDDPARARTIRGQVAIATTPGRVREIRLSPADPPVHPDVLDAIATADVVSLGPGSWYTSVLPHLLVPRLRAALAASRARVVVVLNLEPQPGETDGFSPEEHLTVLQSHLRGVALHTVIADEESVVDRRGLLSAVRECGAELVLAPVAEDRGVPRHDPVRLAGALREALWSVVATRQGMEISERVPQPLVPGPVREGDEGNAAHGAW encoded by the coding sequence GTGGGGGCCCCGGAACACGCCCCGTCCGCCGGACCCGACGCGGCCGCGGTCCGGCCGCCGCGCGTGGTCGCCTTCGGCGGCGGTCACGGGCTGGCGGCGGCGCTCGCCGCCTGGCGCCGGATCACGCCGGACCTGACCGCGGTCGTCACCGTCGCGGACGACGGTGGCTCCTCCGGGCGGATCCGGCGGGAGATGCCGGTCCTGCCGCCGGGCGACCTGCGGATGGCGTTGACCGCGCTGGCCGGCGAGGACGCCGACACCCGCCGGATGGCGGCGCTCCTGCAGCACCGCCTCGGCGGCAGCGGCGTCCTCGCCGGCCACCCGGTGGGCAACCTGGTGCTGACCGGGCTGGTCGAGATGCACGGCGGGGACACCGTCCGGGCGCTGGACGACGTGTGCCGGTTGCTGGGCGCCCGCGGGCGGGTGCTGCCGATGGCCGACGTCCCCCTGGACCTGGTCGCGCGGGTGGAGAGCACCGACCCCGACGACCCGGCGCGGGCGCGGACCATCCGCGGTCAGGTGGCGATCGCCACGACGCCGGGACGGGTGCGCGAGATCCGGCTGTCCCCGGCCGACCCGCCGGTGCACCCCGACGTGCTGGACGCCATCGCCACCGCCGACGTCGTCTCGCTGGGCCCGGGTTCCTGGTACACGTCGGTGCTGCCGCACCTGCTGGTACCGCGGCTGCGCGCCGCGCTCGCCGCGAGCCGCGCCCGGGTGGTCGTCGTCCTCAATCTCGAGCCCCAGCCAGGGGAGACCGACGGCTTCTCGCCGGAGGAGCACCTCACCGTGCTGCAGAGCCATCTCCGCGGAGTGGCATTGCACACGGTGATCGCCGATGAGGAATCGGTGGTTGACCGCCGTGGTCTCCTGTCTGCGGTACGTGAGTGCGGTGCCGAGCTCGTCCTGGCCCCGGTCGCCGAGGACCGCGGCGTGCCGCGACACGACCCGGTGCGCCTGGCCGGAGCACTCCGCGAGGCGCTCTGGTCCGTGGTCGCGACGCGACAGGGCATGGAAATAAGCGAGCGGGTACCGCAACCTCTCGTACCGGGACCGGTACGAGAGGGAGACGAAGGGAACGCCGCACATGGGGCTTGGTGA
- a CDS encoding phosphoglycerate kinase, which yields MRSLDDLLAEGVSGRRVLVRADLNVPLDKTTRAITDDGRIRASLPTLQALREAGARVVVAAHLGRPKGAPDPQYSLAPVAARLGELLGTEVPLAADVAGEDAQAKAGQLGDGDVVLLENVRFEAAETSKDDAERGGLADRFAALADTFVDDAFGAVHRKHASVYDVALRLPHVAGRLVATELDVLTRLTRDPERPYVVVLGGSKVSDKLAVIEALLPKVDRLLVGGGMCFTFLAAQGHGVGKSLLEADQVETCRRLLAEAGDRIVLPLDVVCAPEFSADVETTTVPVESIPDDQMGLDVGPRTVEAFGRELGGARTVFWNGPMGVFELAPFQAGTRGVAGAVAAVDGLSVVGGGDSAAAVRQLGLDEAAYGHISTGGGASLEYLEGRELPGLAVLAD from the coding sequence ATGCGTTCCCTCGACGACCTGCTCGCCGAGGGCGTCTCGGGTCGGCGCGTGCTCGTGCGCGCCGACCTGAACGTCCCGCTGGACAAGACCACCCGGGCCATCACCGACGACGGCCGGATCCGCGCCAGCCTGCCCACGCTGCAGGCGCTGCGCGAGGCCGGTGCCCGCGTCGTCGTCGCCGCCCACCTCGGCCGGCCCAAGGGCGCGCCGGACCCGCAGTACTCGCTGGCGCCGGTCGCCGCCCGGCTCGGTGAGCTGCTCGGCACCGAGGTGCCGCTGGCCGCCGACGTCGCGGGCGAGGACGCGCAGGCGAAGGCCGGTCAGCTCGGCGACGGCGACGTTGTGCTGCTGGAGAACGTCCGCTTCGAGGCCGCGGAGACGTCGAAGGACGACGCCGAGCGGGGCGGGCTGGCCGATCGGTTCGCCGCCCTCGCCGACACCTTCGTCGACGACGCCTTCGGCGCCGTGCACCGCAAGCACGCCTCGGTGTACGACGTGGCGCTGCGGCTGCCGCACGTCGCCGGCCGGCTGGTGGCCACCGAGCTCGACGTGCTCACCCGGCTGACCCGGGACCCGGAGCGGCCCTACGTCGTGGTGCTCGGCGGCTCGAAGGTCAGCGACAAGCTGGCCGTCATCGAGGCGCTGCTGCCCAAGGTCGACCGGCTGCTCGTCGGCGGCGGCATGTGCTTCACCTTCCTGGCCGCCCAGGGCCACGGGGTCGGGAAGTCGCTGCTGGAGGCCGACCAGGTCGAGACCTGCCGGCGGCTGCTGGCCGAGGCCGGTGACCGCATCGTGCTGCCGCTCGACGTCGTCTGCGCGCCGGAGTTCAGCGCGGACGTGGAGACGACCACCGTCCCGGTCGAGTCCATCCCGGACGACCAGATGGGCCTGGACGTCGGCCCGCGCACGGTCGAGGCCTTCGGCCGCGAGCTCGGCGGGGCCCGCACCGTCTTCTGGAACGGGCCGATGGGCGTGTTCGAGCTCGCGCCGTTCCAGGCCGGCACCCGGGGGGTGGCCGGAGCGGTGGCCGCGGTCGACGGCCTGTCGGTCGTCGGCGGCGGCGACTCGGCCGCCGCGGTGCGCCAGCTCGGGCTCGACGAGGCCGCCTACGGCCACATCAGCACCGGCGGCGGCGCGTCGCTGGAGTACCTCGAGGGCCGGGAGCTGCCCGGCCTCGCGGTGCTGGCCGACTGA
- the gap gene encoding type I glyceraldehyde-3-phosphate dehydrogenase: MTVRVGINGFGRIGRNFWRAAAASGKDIEIVAVNDLTSPEVLAHLLKYDSILGVLSEDVAADGEGIKIAGKTMKVLSERDPANLPWGDLGVDVVVESTGFFTKADDARKHVDAGGARKVVISAPATGDDLTIVMGVNHEKYDGSQTIISNASCTTNCLAPLAKVLNDSFGIERGLMTTIHAYTADQNLQDGPHKDLRRARAAALNMVPTSTGAAKAIGLVLPELQGKLDGYAVRVPVPTGSATDLTVQLSREVPADEIDAAYREAAAGPLAGILKYTDAPIVSSDIVTDPASCIYDSKLTKVFGPMAKVLGWYDNEWGYSNRLVDSVELVGRSL, encoded by the coding sequence GTGACCGTACGGGTGGGCATCAACGGGTTCGGCCGGATCGGGCGCAACTTCTGGCGCGCGGCCGCGGCCAGCGGCAAGGACATCGAGATCGTGGCGGTCAACGACCTGACCAGCCCCGAGGTCCTGGCGCACCTGCTCAAGTACGACAGCATCCTGGGCGTGCTGTCCGAGGACGTCGCCGCCGACGGCGAGGGCATCAAGATCGCCGGGAAGACCATGAAGGTCCTCTCCGAGCGCGACCCGGCCAACCTGCCCTGGGGCGACCTGGGCGTCGACGTCGTCGTCGAGTCCACCGGTTTCTTCACGAAGGCCGACGACGCCCGCAAGCACGTCGACGCCGGGGGCGCCAGGAAGGTCGTCATCTCCGCGCCGGCCACCGGCGACGACCTGACCATCGTCATGGGCGTCAACCACGAGAAGTACGACGGCTCGCAGACGATCATCAGCAACGCGTCCTGCACGACCAACTGCCTGGCCCCGCTGGCCAAGGTGCTCAACGACAGCTTCGGCATCGAGCGCGGTCTCATGACCACGATCCACGCCTACACCGCCGACCAGAACCTGCAGGACGGCCCGCACAAAGACCTGCGCCGCGCCCGCGCCGCCGCGCTCAACATGGTCCCCACCTCGACCGGTGCGGCCAAGGCCATCGGCCTGGTCCTGCCCGAGCTGCAGGGCAAGCTCGACGGTTACGCCGTCCGCGTCCCGGTGCCCACCGGCTCGGCCACCGACCTCACCGTCCAGCTGTCCCGCGAGGTGCCGGCCGACGAGATCGACGCCGCCTACCGCGAGGCCGCCGCGGGCCCGCTGGCGGGGATCCTCAAGTACACCGACGCCCCGATCGTCTCCTCCGACATCGTCACCGACCCGGCGAGCTGCATCTACGACAGCAAGCTCACCAAGGTCTTCGGCCCGATGGCCAAGGTGCTCGGCTGGTACGACAACGAGTGGGGCTACTCGAACCGGCTCGTCGACTCCGTCGAGCTCGTCGGCCGCTCGCTCTGA
- the rapZ gene encoding RNase adapter RapZ — MTEQAGTAHLEVPPGAPGHPHSEVPVPLDPTSTETPPLDVVVVTGLSGAGKNSAGRVLEDLGWFVVDNLPPALLLPMVELGARGDVRRFAAVVDVRSRAFSSDLQEAIRVLAEAGHRPRVVYVHARDEVLVRRYESNRREHPLQGTGTLIDGITEERALLTGIAGEADLWVDTSDLNIHQLRATLENAFAREGKTPPLTATVLSFGFKYGLPLDADLVVDARFLPNPHWLPDLRPHTGQDPDVRDYVLGQDAARPFLDRYTDVLRLLIPGYRREGKRYLTLAVGCTGGKHRSVAIAEEFARRLRADGVDATVQHRDLGRE; from the coding sequence GTGACGGAGCAGGCCGGGACCGCCCACCTCGAGGTGCCGCCCGGCGCCCCCGGACACCCGCACAGCGAGGTCCCGGTACCGCTCGACCCCACCTCCACCGAGACGCCGCCGCTGGACGTCGTCGTCGTCACCGGGCTCTCCGGCGCCGGCAAGAACAGCGCCGGGCGGGTGCTGGAGGACCTCGGCTGGTTCGTCGTCGACAACCTGCCGCCGGCGCTGCTGCTGCCCATGGTCGAGCTCGGCGCCCGCGGCGACGTGCGCCGGTTCGCCGCCGTCGTCGACGTCCGCAGCCGGGCCTTCTCCAGCGACCTGCAGGAGGCCATCCGGGTGCTCGCCGAGGCCGGCCACCGCCCGCGGGTCGTCTACGTGCACGCGCGCGACGAGGTGCTGGTCCGCCGCTACGAGTCCAACCGGCGGGAGCACCCGCTGCAGGGCACCGGCACGCTCATCGACGGCATCACCGAGGAGCGGGCGCTGCTGACCGGCATCGCCGGCGAGGCCGATCTCTGGGTCGACACCAGCGACCTCAACATCCACCAGCTGCGCGCCACGCTGGAGAACGCCTTCGCCCGCGAGGGCAAGACGCCGCCGCTGACCGCGACGGTGCTCAGCTTCGGGTTCAAGTACGGCCTGCCGTTGGACGCCGACCTGGTCGTCGATGCCCGCTTCCTGCCCAACCCGCACTGGCTGCCCGACCTGCGCCCGCACACCGGTCAGGACCCCGACGTCCGCGACTACGTCCTCGGCCAGGACGCCGCCCGACCCTTCCTCGACCGGTACACCGACGTGCTGCGCCTGCTCATCCCCGGCTACCGCCGCGAGGGCAAGCGCTACCTGACCCTCGCCGTGGGCTGCACCGGCGGGAAGCACCGCAGCGTCGCCATCGCCGAGGAGTTCGCCCGACGGCTGCGCGCCGACGGCGTCGACGCCACCGTCCAGCACCGCGACCTGGGCCGCGAGTAG
- the tpiA gene encoding triose-phosphate isomerase, producing MARRGTPVRREGRRPLLAGNWKMNLTHLEAIGMVQKLAFSLKETELEAAEVVVLPPFTALRSVQTLVNGDKLEIGYGAQDLSVQDSGAYTGEVSGAMLAALACRYVVVGHSERRALHGEDDAVVAGKVQAALRHGLVPILCVGEGLEVRRAGEHVAHCTAQLDAALEGLTAEQLTGSGAGTEAGGGGGSGSGGGVVIAYEPVWAIGTGEVATPEDAQEVCGALRSRLAERFGAETAGVVRILYGGSVKAANTAGILAGPDVDGALVGGASLDADEFAQICRTAADVG from the coding sequence ATGGCACGCAGGGGCACCCCGGTCCGCCGCGAGGGGCGCCGGCCGCTCCTCGCCGGCAACTGGAAGATGAACCTCACCCACCTCGAGGCCATCGGGATGGTGCAGAAACTCGCCTTCAGCCTCAAGGAGACCGAGCTGGAGGCCGCCGAGGTCGTCGTCCTCCCGCCGTTCACCGCGCTGCGGAGCGTGCAGACGCTCGTCAACGGCGACAAGCTGGAGATCGGCTACGGCGCGCAGGACCTCTCCGTGCAGGACTCCGGCGCCTACACCGGCGAGGTCAGCGGCGCGATGCTCGCCGCGCTGGCCTGCCGGTACGTGGTCGTCGGCCACTCCGAGCGGCGCGCGCTGCACGGTGAGGACGACGCCGTGGTGGCCGGCAAGGTGCAGGCGGCGCTGCGGCACGGCCTGGTCCCGATCCTGTGCGTGGGGGAGGGGTTGGAGGTCCGCCGGGCCGGCGAGCACGTCGCGCACTGCACCGCCCAGCTGGACGCGGCCCTGGAGGGGCTGACCGCCGAGCAGCTCACCGGTTCCGGCGCGGGCACGGAGGCCGGGGGCGGCGGGGGTTCCGGGTCCGGCGGAGGGGTCGTGATCGCCTATGAGCCGGTGTGGGCGATCGGCACCGGCGAGGTGGCCACACCCGAGGACGCTCAGGAGGTGTGCGGTGCCCTGCGGTCACGGCTCGCCGAGCGTTTCGGCGCCGAGACCGCCGGGGTCGTCCGTATCCTCTACGGCGGGTCGGTGAAGGCCGCCAACACGGCCGGGATCCTGGCCGGGCCGGACGTCGACGGTGCACTCGTCGGTGGCGCCAGCCTGGACGCCGACGAGTTCGCGCAGATCTGTCGGACAGCCGCCGACGTCGGCTGA